A genomic region of Blattabacterium cuenoti contains the following coding sequences:
- a CDS encoding diadenylate cyclase — MLHLLKISFIDILDIFLVTIILFQVYRLVYRTAALNIFYGIIATFIFWKIVEIYKMKLLSIVISAFFKGGFLALIIVFQPEIRKFLLIVGSRIFFKKFIFSLFKKTGVSIKTETIDSIVNACAIFSGDKTGVLMVIQLHQDLKEFIQNGDEMDAKVNISILESIFYKNSPLHDGAVVIKENKIIKTRAILPVSYNKEIPSRLGLRHRAAIGLSEKTDAICLVISEETGYISYIKDQKRTVITNINNLKMKLEEDLL; from the coding sequence TTGTTACATTTATTGAAAATTTCTTTCATTGATATTTTAGATATTTTTTTAGTAACCATTATTTTATTTCAAGTATACAGACTGGTTTACAGAACTGCAGCTTTAAATATTTTTTACGGAATCATTGCTACTTTTATTTTCTGGAAAATAGTAGAAATCTATAAAATGAAACTTCTCAGCATAGTTATCAGTGCTTTTTTTAAAGGAGGTTTCTTAGCTTTAATCATTGTGTTCCAACCAGAAATTAGAAAATTTCTTCTCATAGTAGGAAGTAGAATTTTTTTTAAAAAATTTATATTTTCTCTATTTAAAAAAACAGGAGTATCGATTAAAACTGAAACTATAGATAGCATTGTGAATGCTTGTGCTATTTTTTCAGGAGATAAAACAGGAGTTTTAATGGTCATTCAATTACATCAAGATTTAAAAGAATTTATACAAAATGGAGATGAAATGGATGCCAAAGTTAATATTTCTATTTTGGAAAGCATTTTCTATAAAAATAGTCCATTACATGATGGAGCAGTAGTTATTAAAGAAAACAAAATAATAAAAACAAGAGCAATTCTTCCTGTTTCTTACAATAAAGAAATTCCATCTCGTTTGGGATTACGACATCGAGCTGCCATTGGGTTATCTGAAAAAACAGATGCTATATGTCTTGTAATATCCGAAGAAACAGGTTATATATCTTATATAAAAGATCAAAAAAGAACTGTTATCACTAACATTAATAATTTAAAAATGAAACTAGAAGAAGATTTACTTTAA
- a CDS encoding sigma-70 family RNA polymerase sigma factor, protein MRQLKITKQVTNRESESLDKYLHEIGKIPLLTPEEEVEYARRAREGDGTAIDKLVNANLRFVVSVAKQYQNQGLSLCDLINEGNLGLIKGILRFDETRGFKCISYVVWWIRQAILQAIAEQSRSIRQPTNKLALLNKILKTLAQLEQELQRTPSAREIAEYLDMNEKDVEESIKNSGRHISMDAPLIEGEDSNLYDLVRSDESPRPDEHLEKESLRKDIRRILETLSERERRVIILHFGLNGSPPMTLEEVGQSCDLTRERVRQIESIALKRLKHSSRSKILKPYLG, encoded by the coding sequence ATGAGACAACTTAAAATTACTAAACAAGTAACAAATCGTGAATCTGAATCGTTAGATAAATACCTTCATGAAATAGGGAAAATTCCATTACTAACTCCTGAAGAAGAAGTAGAATACGCTCGAAGAGCAAGAGAAGGGGATGGTACTGCTATAGATAAACTTGTCAATGCTAATTTACGTTTTGTTGTTTCTGTAGCTAAACAATATCAAAATCAAGGATTGAGTTTATGTGATTTAATTAATGAAGGAAATTTAGGTTTGATAAAAGGAATATTACGCTTTGATGAAACAAGAGGATTCAAATGTATTTCCTATGTTGTATGGTGGATCAGACAAGCTATTTTACAAGCTATTGCTGAACAATCACGTTCTATTAGACAACCAACAAATAAATTAGCTTTATTAAATAAAATACTAAAAACACTTGCTCAATTAGAACAAGAATTGCAAAGGACTCCTTCTGCAAGAGAAATAGCAGAATATTTAGATATGAATGAGAAAGATGTTGAAGAGTCTATAAAAAACTCAGGAAGACATATCTCAATGGATGCACCATTAATAGAAGGAGAAGATTCTAATTTATATGATTTAGTTCGATCTGATGAATCACCTCGTCCAGATGAACATTTAGAAAAAGAATCTTTACGTAAAGACATAAGGAGAATTTTAGAAACTTTAAGTGAAAGAGAACGTCGTGTTATCATTTTACATTTTGGATTAAATGGATCCCCTCCCATGACTTTAGAAGAAGTGGGACAATCTTGCGATTTAACAAGAGAACGTGTCAGACAAATCGAAAGTATAGCTTTAAAAAGATTAAAACATTCTTCTAGAAGCAAAATATTGAAACCTTATTTAGGATAA
- the tpiA gene encoding triose-phosphate isomerase, with amino-acid sequence MRRKVIIANWKMNYDFHETTYFIRNFLRIVFEKKINHKKEIIIAPSFPFLHISNQILQGTTLNIAAQNIHQKNKGSYTGEISAYMLKSIGIQKVILGHSERREFFLEKNNILLEKIKIALKYGLNIIFCVGESDLERSNNKQFKIVQNQLTETVFHCTSDEIKSFYIAYEPIWAIGTGKTATSEQAQTMHKFIRSLFLEKYGKNISNEISILYGGSINDINAKNLFYQKDIDGGLVGNSSLNLEKFLKIIQS; translated from the coding sequence ATGAGGAGAAAAGTTATCATTGCAAATTGGAAAATGAATTATGACTTTCATGAAACAACTTATTTTATTAGAAATTTTTTAAGAATTGTTTTTGAGAAAAAAATAAATCATAAAAAAGAAATCATTATAGCTCCCTCGTTTCCTTTTTTGCATATTTCAAATCAAATTTTACAAGGAACAACTTTGAATATAGCGGCTCAAAATATTCATCAAAAGAACAAAGGTTCCTATACAGGAGAAATATCAGCTTATATGTTAAAGTCAATAGGCATTCAAAAAGTTATACTAGGACATAGTGAACGTAGGGAATTTTTTTTGGAAAAAAATAATATTTTATTAGAAAAAATAAAAATAGCATTAAAATATGGTTTAAATATTATTTTCTGTGTAGGAGAATCAGATTTAGAAAGATCTAATAATAAACAATTTAAAATTGTTCAAAATCAATTAACAGAAACTGTTTTTCATTGTACTTCAGATGAAATAAAATCTTTTTATATAGCATATGAACCTATATGGGCAATTGGAACAGGAAAAACGGCTACATCTGAACAAGCTCAGACGATGCATAAATTTATTCGTTCCTTATTTTTAGAAAAATACGGAAAAAATATTTCTAATGAGATATCTATTCTATATGGAGGAAGTATTAATGATATTAATGCAAAAAATCTTTTTTATCAAAAGGATATAGATGGTGGTCTTGTAGGGAATTCGTCATTGAACCTTGAAAAGTTTTTGAAAATTATTCAATCATGA
- the folP gene encoding dihydropteroate synthase has product MTINCAGTLLHLKEPKVMGIVNLTPDSFYDGGKLCSEHNILQHIEILLNEGTDFIDIGGCSTRPGSRFITKEEEIKRIAKPIRTIIKSFPNVKISIDTFRSEVAKIAVEEGAIMINDISGGNFDKNMFPLLGKLKIPYILNHIKGIPKNMQKNISYHENIITEINNFFSKKIYYLKQHGIQDIILDPGFGFGKTSEQNFQLLKHLSLLGFQDYPILVGISRKSMIQFILKTSYEESLNATSIIHTIAILNGSKFLRVHDVKEAVECIKLVQYYKKIL; this is encoded by the coding sequence ATGACAATTAATTGTGCAGGCACTTTATTACATTTAAAAGAACCAAAAGTAATGGGAATAGTTAATTTAACTCCTGATTCATTTTATGATGGGGGTAAATTATGTTCTGAACACAATATACTACAACATATAGAAATTTTATTAAATGAAGGAACTGATTTTATAGATATTGGAGGTTGTTCCACGCGACCAGGATCTAGATTTATAACAAAAGAAGAAGAAATAAAAAGAATTGCAAAACCTATTCGTACTATCATAAAAAGTTTCCCGAATGTTAAAATATCTATAGATACCTTTCGTAGTGAAGTAGCTAAAATAGCAGTAGAAGAAGGAGCAATAATGATAAATGATATATCAGGAGGTAACTTCGATAAAAATATGTTTCCCTTATTAGGAAAACTTAAAATTCCATATATATTAAATCATATCAAGGGAATCCCTAAAAATATGCAAAAAAATATATCCTATCATGAAAATATCATAACAGAAATAAATAATTTTTTTTCTAAAAAAATTTACTATTTAAAACAACATGGAATTCAAGATATTATTTTAGATCCTGGATTTGGTTTTGGAAAAACATCAGAACAAAATTTCCAATTATTAAAACATTTATCTTTATTAGGGTTTCAAGATTATCCAATTTTAGTTGGTATTTCTAGAAAATCTATGATTCAATTCATTTTGAAAACTTCTTATGAAGAATCATTAAATGCAACTTCCATTATTCATACTATAGCAATTTTAAATGGATCCAAATTTTTACGTGTACATGATGTTAAAGAAGCAGTAGAATGTATTAAATTAGTACAATATTATAAAAAAATTTTATAA
- a CDS encoding UDP-N-acetylmuramoyl-tripeptide--D-alanyl-D-alanine ligase yields MIYENLHKIYQLYSICSGIEINSKKVKIGSIFIAFKGKNFDGNQFADEAISNGAILAIVDNKKYALRKKIIVVDNTLHFLHELAMYHRYRLLHIPIIAITGSNGKTTTKELTTAILAKKYKNVHCTKNNFNNHIGIPLTILSMSIKTQISVIEIGANHEKEIEKMCSIINPDYGYITNFGKAHLEGFKNIEGIIRSKLELYDFLKKNKKMVFINGDDPIQLLNSMGMRRHIFSGKKKKSDINVKYIWEKNSIKSILYIKNIKIISSLIGNYNLYNIASAITIGMYFKVPLKKIKEAMEEYIPKNYRSQILIKNNVKIIIDCYNANPTSMIEALSSFNERQGTKIIILGDMLELGSFSNNEHEKIISFIKKSDINIAFLIGDIFFNTKSSYWKIRKFINKKNFVEWIKKHPIQKTDYILVKGSRKIALESLIGLI; encoded by the coding sequence ATGATTTATGAAAATCTTCATAAGATATATCAATTATATTCTATTTGTTCTGGTATAGAAATAAACAGTAAAAAAGTTAAAATAGGATCTATATTTATAGCTTTTAAAGGAAAAAATTTTGATGGGAATCAATTTGCGGATGAAGCGATTTCAAATGGGGCAATACTTGCTATAGTTGATAATAAAAAATATGCTTTACGAAAAAAAATTATTGTTGTGGACAATACATTACATTTTTTACATGAATTAGCAATGTATCATAGATATAGATTACTTCACATTCCTATTATAGCTATCACTGGAAGTAATGGAAAAACTACTACAAAAGAATTGACGACAGCTATTCTAGCTAAAAAATATAAAAATGTTCACTGTACAAAAAATAATTTTAATAATCATATAGGAATTCCATTAACTATACTTTCTATGTCCATAAAAACACAAATATCTGTAATAGAAATTGGAGCTAATCATGAAAAAGAAATAGAAAAAATGTGTTCTATTATTAATCCAGATTATGGATATATAACCAATTTTGGAAAAGCTCATTTAGAAGGATTTAAAAATATAGAAGGAATCATACGCAGTAAATTGGAGTTATATGATTTTTTAAAAAAAAATAAAAAAATGGTATTTATCAATGGAGATGATCCGATACAATTGTTGAATAGTATGGGAATGAGAAGACATATTTTTTCAGGAAAAAAAAAAAAATCAGATATAAATGTTAAATATATATGGGAAAAAAATAGTATAAAATCTATTCTATATATTAAAAATATAAAAATTATTTCTTCTTTAATAGGAAATTACAATTTATATAATATAGCTTCTGCTATAACTATTGGAATGTATTTCAAAGTCCCTTTAAAAAAAATAAAAGAAGCAATGGAAGAATATATTCCTAAAAATTATCGATCTCAAATTTTAATAAAAAATAATGTAAAAATAATCATAGATTGTTATAATGCAAACCCTACTAGTATGATAGAAGCCCTTAGCTCTTTTAACGAAAGACAAGGAACTAAAATAATAATATTAGGAGATATGTTAGAATTAGGATCCTTTTCTAATAATGAACATGAAAAAATTATTTCTTTTATAAAAAAAAGCGACATTAACATTGCTTTTTTAATTGGAGATATTTTTTTTAACACCAAAAGTTCCTATTGGAAAATAAGAAAATTTATTAATAAAAAAAATTTTGTTGAATGGATTAAAAAACATCCTATTCAAAAAACGGATTATATTCTTGTTAAGGGATCTAGAAAGATAGCGTTAGAAAGCCTCATTGGTTTAATATAA
- a CDS encoding DUF1599 domain-containing protein, with translation MNFYSIDFIVQKCKNLFLEKLKDYGLSWKFFHNYSIIDQILIKVIRIKNIQSKGYQKIKEEKIIDTYIDIVNYLIIILIKLDIFFTSNFHKISHDNVIFIYNNKLKKIKNYIDGMDKILNKFSVNNVLENILFLKKNEEKINFKELEKFCFKILVEIIFLLKQNI, from the coding sequence ATGAATTTTTATTCTATTGATTTTATTGTTCAAAAATGTAAAAACCTTTTTTTAGAAAAATTAAAAGATTATGGATTATCATGGAAATTTTTTCATAATTATTCTATAATAGATCAAATTTTAATTAAAGTAATCCGAATAAAAAATATTCAATCAAAAGGATATCAAAAAATAAAAGAAGAAAAAATAATAGATACGTATATAGATATTGTCAATTATTTAATAATTATTTTAATCAAATTGGATATTTTTTTTACGTCCAATTTTCATAAAATCTCACATGATAATGTTATTTTTATTTATAATAATAAATTAAAAAAAATAAAAAATTATATAGATGGAATGGATAAAATTTTAAATAAATTTTCCGTAAATAATGTTTTGGAAAATATTTTGTTTTTAAAAAAAAATGAGGAAAAAATTAATTTTAAAGAATTAGAAAAATTTTGTTTTAAAATACTGGTTGAAATCATTTTTTTGTTAAAACAAAATATTTAA